From Coturnix japonica isolate 7356 chromosome 1, Coturnix japonica 2.1, whole genome shotgun sequence, the proteins below share one genomic window:
- the TPT1 gene encoding translationally-controlled tumor protein — protein MIIYRDCISQDEMFSDIYKIREVANGLCLEVEGKMVTRTEGQIDDSLIGGNASAEGPEGDGTEATVITGVDIVINHHLQETSFTKESYKKYIKDYMKAIKARLEEHKPERVKPFMTGAAEQIKHILANFKNYQFFVGENMNPDGMVALLDFREDGVTPYMIFFKDGLEIEKC, from the exons ATGATCATCTACCGGGACTGCATCAGCC AGGACGAGATGTTCTCGGACATCTACAAGATCCGCGAGGTGGCGAACGGCCTGTGCCTGGAAGTGGAGGGGAAG ATGGTCACCAGGACAGAGGGTCAAATTGATGACTCTCTAATTGGTGGCAATGCCTCTGCTGAAGGTCCTGAGGGAGATGGGACAGAAGCCACGGTGATAACTGGTGTGGATATAGTGATAAACCACCACCTCCAGGAAACCAGCTTCACAAAGGAGTCATACAAGAAGTACATCAAGGACTACATGAAAGC AATCAAAGCCAGACTTGAGGAACACAAGCCGGAGAGAGTAAAGCCTTTTATGACAGGGGCTGCAGAACAAATCAAACACATCCTTGCCAACTTTAAAAACTACCAG TTCTTTGTAGGAGAGAACATGAATCCAGATGGGATGGTGGCTCTCCTGGATTTCCGTGAGGATGGTGTGACCCCCTATATGATCTTCTTTAAGGATGGCTTAGAGATTGAGAAATGT TAA